One Sinorhizobium mexicanum genomic region harbors:
- a CDS encoding TetR/AcrR family transcriptional regulator, with protein MAAATSGRLKSRRQALLQAAAEVFFEQGYAATSIDAIIERAGGSKRNIYNEFGSKEGLFSAIVAESADKLLSTLVIEEIEGHDLEETLTAFGRRLMGLYMSPTLIGIYRIAITEANRFPDLVKAFYEQGPGRATSRLAEVLEFASKRGEIRADDCLRVAGHFVGMIRDNLLQVIFALRPPPSDEEAQEAVASAVKVFLNGVRPR; from the coding sequence GTGGCTGCAGCAACATCGGGGCGGTTGAAAAGTCGTCGGCAAGCCCTTCTTCAAGCGGCGGCCGAGGTCTTTTTCGAGCAAGGTTACGCGGCGACGAGCATTGATGCGATCATCGAACGCGCCGGCGGATCGAAGCGCAACATCTACAATGAGTTCGGCAGCAAGGAGGGCCTGTTCTCTGCTATCGTCGCCGAAAGCGCGGACAAGCTGCTGTCGACGCTGGTCATCGAGGAGATCGAAGGGCACGATCTGGAGGAGACGCTTACGGCGTTTGGCCGGCGTCTCATGGGTCTTTACATGTCGCCCACCCTGATCGGCATTTACCGAATTGCCATCACCGAGGCCAACCGTTTCCCTGATCTCGTCAAGGCGTTCTATGAACAGGGGCCGGGCCGAGCCACCTCCCGGCTCGCCGAGGTCCTTGAATTCGCCAGCAAGCGGGGGGAAATTCGCGCCGATGACTGCCTGCGCGTGGCCGGGCACTTTGTCGGCATGATCCGCGACAACCTTCTTCAGGTGATTTTTGCGCTCCGCCCACCGCCGTCCGACGAAGAGGCGCAGGAGGCGGTCGCTTCCGCCGTCAAGGTCTTCCTCAATGGAGTCCGGCCTCGGTAG
- a CDS encoding cupin domain-containing protein yields the protein MKFDVTTSESGETLWVVADRIRFLGGIAGSGLELIEVEIPPGSGTPPHAHASPEMFYVTEGEVTVRRFAADGPPDVTVAGPRTAIHIGSMTPHNYSNDSGRTARMLVLLESSMIAFFRDIGTSEPQSQPDFARIGSAMQRHGIETLTIAA from the coding sequence ATGAAGTTTGACGTCACTACTTCTGAAAGCGGCGAAACCCTCTGGGTCGTTGCCGACCGCATCCGGTTCCTTGGCGGCATCGCTGGCTCGGGCCTCGAACTGATCGAGGTCGAGATTCCGCCGGGCTCCGGTACGCCGCCCCATGCCCACGCTTCGCCGGAAATGTTCTACGTGACGGAAGGCGAGGTAACGGTTCGCCGCTTTGCGGCCGACGGTCCGCCGGATGTAACGGTTGCAGGACCCCGCACCGCGATCCATATCGGCTCGATGACGCCGCACAACTACTCGAACGACAGCGGCCGCACGGCACGAATGCTCGTCCTGCTTGAATCTTCCATGATCGCTTTCTTCCGCGACATCGGCACCAGCGAACCACAGTCGCAGCCGGATTTCGCCCGGATCGGTTCAGCCATGCAACGTCATGGCATCGAGACGCTGACGATTGCGGCTTGA